Proteins found in one Kangiella sediminilitoris genomic segment:
- the hemF gene encoding oxygen-dependent coproporphyrinogen oxidase → MQNISVEAVKSYLLKLQDDICRQLAEEDGEKDFIKDEWQRAQGGGGLTRVMEDGAVIEKGGVNYSYVEGTNMPASATAHRPELAGRSFKAMGVSLVIHPKNPHVPTSHMNVRFFIAEKEGADPIWWFGGGFDLTPYYAIEEDCRFWHQVAKDACDPFGEECYPKYKKWCDDYFYLKHRDERRGIGGLFFDDLNTEGTAFSGEGWDFEQCFAFMQSVGDHYIKAYRPILNKRKNMAFTEDERDFQLYRRGRYVEFNLVWDRGTLFGLQTGGRTESILMSLPSMVSWRYNWQPEPGSREAELTEYYLKPRDWLSQ, encoded by the coding sequence ATGCAAAATATAAGTGTTGAAGCAGTAAAAAGTTATTTGCTCAAATTGCAGGACGACATTTGTCGTCAGCTGGCAGAGGAAGACGGCGAAAAAGATTTTATTAAAGACGAATGGCAGCGTGCCCAGGGTGGTGGCGGTCTGACGCGCGTAATGGAAGACGGTGCCGTGATTGAAAAAGGCGGCGTCAATTATTCCTACGTTGAAGGCACTAATATGCCAGCGTCAGCTACAGCGCACCGACCTGAATTAGCGGGAAGAAGTTTTAAGGCAATGGGCGTGTCGCTGGTGATCCACCCAAAAAATCCTCATGTCCCTACTTCTCATATGAATGTTCGCTTTTTTATCGCCGAGAAAGAAGGAGCCGACCCAATCTGGTGGTTTGGTGGCGGCTTCGACCTGACGCCCTACTATGCGATTGAAGAAGATTGTCGCTTTTGGCATCAGGTAGCGAAAGATGCCTGCGATCCATTCGGTGAAGAGTGTTATCCAAAATATAAAAAATGGTGCGATGATTATTTTTACCTCAAGCACCGTGATGAACGCCGAGGTATTGGTGGCCTATTTTTCGATGACCTGAATACCGAAGGGACTGCTTTTTCAGGTGAAGGCTGGGATTTTGAGCAATGCTTTGCCTTTATGCAGTCTGTGGGTGATCATTACATCAAGGCTTACCGACCGATTTTGAACAAGCGTAAAAATATGGCATTTACGGAAGATGAGCGTGACTTTCAGTTATACCGCCGAGGTCGTTATGTGGAATTCAATCTGGTCTGGGATCGTGGCACCTTGTTTGGATTGCAGACCGGTGGACGCACAGAGTCCATATTGATGTCACTACCCAGTATGGTTAGCTGGCGCTATAACTGGCAGCCAGAACCCGGTTCACGCGAAGCCGAATTAACAGAATATTATTTAAAGCCAAGAGATTGGTTAAGCCAGTAA
- a CDS encoding L-threonylcarbamoyladenylate synthase: protein MSYINDFHIHRAVQLMQQDGVIAYPTEAVFGLGCLPDSDQAIQRILDIKNRPWHKGLILVASEIQQVEPFIDPEALDLLACFDQYSGQPVTWLLPRVDTMSPLICGRHPKIAIRLSQNPHIRALCDKAGSAIVSTSANRAGQPEMKSPEMIRNHMMTQLDMVVAGPLGGYDRPSKIIDAQTQQVLRD from the coding sequence TTGAGCTATATTAACGACTTTCATATTCACAGGGCCGTACAGCTTATGCAACAGGATGGTGTGATTGCTTATCCAACAGAAGCTGTTTTTGGTTTGGGCTGTCTCCCAGATTCTGACCAGGCAATACAACGAATTCTTGATATTAAAAATCGGCCTTGGCATAAAGGGTTGATATTAGTGGCAAGTGAAATACAGCAGGTAGAGCCTTTTATTGATCCGGAGGCTTTAGATTTGTTGGCTTGTTTCGATCAATACTCGGGCCAGCCAGTGACCTGGCTGTTACCAAGAGTGGATACCATGTCTCCACTAATTTGTGGCCGTCATCCGAAAATCGCTATCCGCTTAAGTCAAAATCCACATATTCGGGCCTTATGTGATAAAGCTGGTTCAGCCATAGTGTCGACCAGCGCTAATAGAGCGGGACAGCCTGAAATGAAAAGCCCCGAAATGATACGAAATCATATGATGACTCAACTGGATATGGTGGTAGCGGGACCGCTCGGCGGTTACGATCGACCGTCTAAAATTATTGACGCACAAACGCAGCAGGTATTACGAGATTAA
- a CDS encoding DUF1272 domain-containing protein, which translates to MLELRPSCEQCNKPLPPNSTEAMICTFECTFCRDCVEKVLLNVCPNCGGGFTPRPVRPATNWKDGNHLSKHPASDKVVYKPVDPQQHEVFSQDIKNIAPEKR; encoded by the coding sequence ATGTTAGAACTCAGACCCAGCTGCGAACAATGTAATAAACCACTCCCACCAAACTCAACGGAAGCAATGATTTGTACCTTCGAATGCACCTTCTGTCGGGATTGTGTTGAAAAGGTTCTTTTGAATGTTTGTCCCAACTGCGGGGGCGGATTTACACCAAGACCAGTCAGACCCGCGACTAACTGGAAAGACGGTAACCACTTAAGCAAACACCCCGCCAGTGATAAAGTTGTCTATAAACCAGTCGATCCACAGCAGCATGAGGTGTTCTCTCAGGACATTAAAAACATCGCACCAGAAAAACGATGA